In a single window of the Cydia pomonella isolate Wapato2018A chromosome 2, ilCydPomo1, whole genome shotgun sequence genome:
- the LOC133533692 gene encoding DNA-directed RNA polymerases I, II, and III subunit RPABC2, with protein sequence MADEEYEADDAGADYDDIAEEDDNIEEAEEQEEEGYNVQCLAPGQAGGGVEKSKRITTRYMTKYERARVLGTRALQIAMCAPVMVELEGETDPLQIAMKELKQRKIPIIIRRYLPDHSYEDWSIDELIIIDH encoded by the exons ATGGCTGATGAGGAATATGAAGCTGATGACGCGGGGGCAGACTACGATGATATCGCCGAAGAAGATGACAACATCGAAGAAGCCGAGGAGCAAGAGGAGGAGGGCTACAACGTGCAGTGTCTAGCTCCCGGCCAGGCTGGAGGCGGTGTCGAAAAATCTAAAAGAATTACCACCCGGTATATGACAAAATATGAACGAGCTAGAGTCTTAG GCACCAGAGCACTTCAAATAGCCATGTGTGCCCCTGTGATGGTGGAGCTGGAAGGTGAAACTGACCCCCTGCAGATAGCCATGAAGGAACTCAAGCAAAGGAAAATTCCCATCATCATCCGAAGATACCTCCCTGACCATTCCTATGAAGATTGGAGCATTGACGAATTGATTATCATTGATCATTAG